Proteins from one Phocoena sinus isolate mPhoSin1 chromosome 8, mPhoSin1.pri, whole genome shotgun sequence genomic window:
- the LOC116758355 gene encoding DPEP2 neighbor protein-like, translating into MSDRIVYIYSNLCSVPWLGSAAAAVAPVSPPTPSHYHVLNRGCGETQLGWHGETYCLVGGYRAYRAVSLATPAKVEAEKPVPRRAPKRECALEESGEDLRCTRPKIQRLQHSSSLEIQGALILKQGGPTSGHIPSATAPVKGPIFAFSRPARSLRVLELLLSRRVSERRES; encoded by the exons ATGTCTGACCGGATCGTCTATATTTACTCAAACCTGTGCTCTGTTCCCTGGCTGGGCAGTGCAGCAG CAGCAGTGGCTCCTGTTTCTCCTCCTACACCTAGTCACTACCATGTCCTCAaccgagggtgtggagaaacgcaGTTGGGCTGGCATGGGGAGACATACTGCCTGGTTGGTGGCTACCGGGCCTACAGGGCTGTTTCTCTGGCCACGCCAGcaaaggtggaagcagagaaGCCAGTCCCCAGACGTGCTCCCAAGAGAGAGTGCGCTCTGGAAGAGTCGGGCGAAGACCTGCGTTGCACCAGACCCAAAATCCAGCGATTGCAGCATTCAAGCAGTTTAGAAATACAAGGTGCTTTGATTCTCAAGCAGGGTGGCCCCACCTCTGGGCACATCCCCTCTGCAACAGCCCCAGTAAAGGGTCCCATCTTTGCTTTTTCAAGGCCAGCAAGGAGTCTTAGAGTCTTAGAACTACTTCTAAGTAGGAGAGTCTCAGAACGAAGGGAGTCTTAG